In Pseudobdellovibrionaceae bacterium, a single genomic region encodes these proteins:
- a CDS encoding aspartate-semialdehyde dehydrogenase: protein MSLKKSQPLYRVGLVGATGLVGNSFLNVLKDEKFSISELKLFASKKNAGKKILWNKKYYPIYQLSKKNLENLDFVFFSAGSKISKAWAPVAKKNGAWVIDNSSAFRKKNSVPLIVPEVNFHQLNLNKKNIIANPNCSTIQLVAAIHHLKKQVGIKSLQVATYQSISGAGKKYLLQLITESYAITKNLLQHKAHLKLSDICFPKKTALAFNLLPSIGKVNAQNFSEEEEKIINESRRILQSPRLNISAFAIRVPTLNTHGEAVWIELNKKITKAQLLKMLSKDKNISIVKKNIPLTHLAHQKPNIFISRIRRNPNNPHSWLLWITSDNTLKGAALNAVQIAKKISEVRRAK, encoded by the coding sequence ATGTCATTAAAAAAATCACAACCTTTGTATCGTGTAGGCTTAGTTGGAGCCACTGGTTTAGTGGGAAATAGTTTTTTAAATGTATTGAAAGATGAAAAATTTTCCATATCAGAACTAAAATTATTTGCATCAAAAAAAAATGCAGGAAAGAAAATACTTTGGAATAAAAAATACTACCCTATTTACCAATTATCAAAAAAAAATTTAGAAAACTTAGATTTTGTATTTTTTTCTGCAGGATCTAAAATAAGTAAGGCATGGGCTCCTGTTGCTAAAAAAAATGGTGCATGGGTTATTGATAATTCTTCGGCATTTCGCAAAAAAAACAGTGTTCCCTTAATTGTTCCCGAGGTAAATTTTCATCAACTAAACCTTAATAAAAAAAACATTATTGCTAACCCTAACTGCTCTACAATACAATTAGTTGCCGCCATTCATCACTTAAAAAAACAAGTGGGAATAAAATCTTTACAAGTGGCCACCTACCAATCCATTAGTGGTGCTGGAAAAAAATATTTGTTGCAATTAATTACTGAATCCTACGCCATTACAAAAAACCTTTTGCAACACAAAGCCCATTTAAAATTAAGTGATATTTGCTTTCCAAAAAAAACCGCTTTAGCATTTAACCTGTTACCCAGTATCGGAAAAGTAAACGCACAAAACTTTTCTGAGGAAGAGGAAAAAATCATTAACGAAAGTCGAAGAATACTACAAAGCCCCCGCTTAAACATTAGCGCCTTTGCCATTCGAGTACCCACGCTAAATACTCACGGCGAAGCTGTGTGGATAGAACTAAATAAAAAAATAACCAAAGCACAGCTGTTAAAAATGCTCAGCAAAGACAAAAACATAAGCATAGTGAAAAAAAACATTCCTCTAACCCATCTTGCCCATCAAAAACCAAACATTTTTATTAGCCGCATTAGAAGAAACCCCAACAACCCCCACTCGTGGCTACTTTGGATCACCAGCGACAACACCCTTAAAGGCGCTGCTTTAAATGCAGTACAAATAGCAAAAAAAATCAGTGAAGTTAGAAGGGCAAAGTAG
- the pssA gene encoding CDP-diacylglycerol--serine O-phosphatidyltransferase has product MNSKTLYILPNALTTLNLFAGFLSVIYSIQNHFVVAAYAIIVAAFFDLLDGRIARLTKSTSAFGAEYDSLCDLVSFGIAPSLLLYQLSLHQIGRFGWLSCFFLVACGAIRLARFNVKEEPEGSKHFRGLPIPLAAGIVASAVLAYHKLTMDFALQLNTAIPSLILCFLLGVVMISNIKYRNFKDVDFKKKWPARYLAFFILLIIAISYSPEIMLFCFFLLYTILGIVFGALHTGKKILQNKTKPTTTECH; this is encoded by the coding sequence ATGAATTCTAAAACTTTATATATACTTCCAAACGCCTTAACCACTTTAAATTTATTTGCCGGTTTTTTATCGGTAATTTATTCTATACAAAATCATTTTGTTGTTGCTGCTTATGCTATTATTGTAGCCGCTTTTTTTGACTTATTGGATGGTCGAATAGCACGGCTTACCAAGTCCACATCGGCCTTTGGAGCAGAGTACGACTCTTTATGCGACTTAGTTAGCTTTGGCATTGCCCCTAGTTTACTTTTGTATCAACTTTCCTTACATCAAATAGGAAGATTTGGCTGGTTAAGCTGTTTTTTTTTAGTGGCTTGTGGAGCTATTCGCCTAGCTCGTTTTAATGTAAAAGAAGAGCCCGAAGGCTCTAAACACTTTCGAGGATTGCCCATTCCTCTTGCTGCAGGAATTGTGGCCAGTGCAGTGCTAGCCTACCACAAACTCACTATGGACTTTGCTCTACAGTTAAATACTGCTATTCCTAGTTTAATATTATGTTTTCTGTTGGGAGTGGTAATGATTAGCAATATCAAGTATCGCAATTTTAAAGATGTAGATTTTAAAAAAAAATGGCCTGCACGCTATTTAGCCTTTTTTATTCTTTTAATTATTGCTATTAGTTATTCTCCGGAAATTATGCTTTTTTGCTTTTTTTTACTGTACACCATTTTAGGAATTGTTTTTGGGGCCCTGCACACGGGGAAAAAAATATTACAAAATAAAACAAAGCCAACCACAACCGAATGTCATTAA